A stretch of Paludisphaera borealis DNA encodes these proteins:
- a CDS encoding BlaI/MecI/CopY family transcriptional regulator, translating into MPRFTSGELKVMSLLWAHGELKPAELQELFPEPIKNPAIRSYLTVLLEKGHVSRRREGKAYYYKAITRSRSAFRTMLDELAEACCGGSVRTLVMNVIKSEKLTEEDLIALKRLADEEGSKASGS; encoded by the coding sequence ATGCCGCGTTTCACATCGGGGGAATTGAAGGTCATGAGCCTCCTCTGGGCCCATGGCGAATTGAAGCCCGCCGAGCTGCAAGAGCTCTTCCCGGAGCCGATCAAGAACCCGGCGATCCGCTCGTATCTGACCGTGCTGCTCGAGAAGGGGCACGTCAGCCGTCGCCGCGAGGGCAAGGCGTATTACTACAAGGCGATCACCCGGTCCCGCTCGGCGTTCCGGACGATGCTCGACGAGCTGGCCGAGGCCTGCTGCGGCGGTTCTGTCCGCACCCTGGTGATGAACGTCATCAAGTCGGAGAAGCTGACCGAGGAGGACCTCATCGCCCTGAAGCGGCTCGCCGACGAGGAAGGATCGAAAGCGTCCGGCAGTTGA